A portion of the Melanotaenia boesemani isolate fMelBoe1 chromosome 2, fMelBoe1.pri, whole genome shotgun sequence genome contains these proteins:
- the LOC121648853 gene encoding ribonuclease inhibitor-like — translation MITFMKNELKKFQKLLKPNCPECSVLEVLLRLLPVVKASNKALLSVCGLSEKGCGTLSSVLSSQSSSLTELDLSNNDLQDSGVKELCGGLKSQNCKLETLSLSGCLITEEGCASLASALTSNPSHLRELDLRYNHPGDSGVKLLMAALKDPHRLSSCSSMFDHQRQSNLSSSLRTLEL, via the exons atgatcactttcatgaagaaCGAGTTGAAGAAGTTTCAGAAGCTTCTGAAGCCAAATTGcccagaatgctcagtgttggagg ttcttctgaggctgctgccagtggtcaaagcctccaacaaagctct gctgagtgtgtgtggtctctcagagaaAGGCTGTGGAACTCTGTCGTCagttctcagctcccagtcctccagtctgacagaactggacctgagtaacaacgacctgcaggactcaggagtgaaggagctgtgtggtggactgaagagtcaaaactgcaaactggaaactctcag cctgtcaggatgccttatcacagaggaaggctgtgcttctctggcctcagctctgacctccaacccctcccatctgagagagctggatctgagatacaaccatccaggagactcaggagtgaagctgctgatggctgcactgaaggatccacacagactcag cagctgcagctccatgtttgaccaccagaggcagtctaacctctcctcttcactcaggactttAGAGCTTTGA